In Geobacillus kaustophilus, a genomic segment contains:
- a CDS encoding RNA-guided endonuclease TnpB family protein, translating to MPTITLRLELHNPTKAKQEMYERMTEWNTEFANWLLNHPKLNQATSKLFQEFSSQRFPSAVVNQTIREVKSQKKKQKAKKFRTFWCCFNNQNIKVEKKGAFYTVSFPTLEKRIGVPVVTRPYQEAWLDRLIHGTAKQGAAKLYKKRKKWFLAIAVAFEVKPRHETKAMGVDVGLRYIAVASVGTKSWFFKGSQCAFVRRRYAALRRTLGQAKKLHMIRKIGDKESRWMKDMNHKISRPIVRFALANGVGVIRMEDLAGIRKRAASAKEAGRSLHSWAFHQLQTMIAYKAEMAGIRVEWVNPTYTSQTCRCGHREKANRNGIHFRCQKCGYTIHADLNGAINIAKAISGLRRPT from the coding sequence ATGCCCACGATCACACTCAGGCTAGAACTGCACAACCCAACGAAAGCCAAGCAGGAAATGTACGAGCGAATGACAGAATGGAACACAGAATTTGCGAATTGGCTGTTGAATCATCCCAAGCTGAATCAAGCGACGAGCAAACTGTTTCAAGAGTTTTCGTCGCAGCGGTTTCCTTCCGCTGTCGTGAATCAAACGATTCGAGAAGTGAAGTCCCAAAAGAAAAAACAAAAGGCAAAGAAGTTCCGAACATTTTGGTGTTGCTTTAACAATCAAAACATAAAGGTGGAAAAGAAAGGAGCGTTCTACACGGTTTCCTTCCCCACACTGGAGAAGCGAATTGGCGTGCCTGTCGTCACGCGCCCCTATCAAGAGGCATGGCTGGATCGGCTGATCCATGGAACCGCCAAACAAGGGGCGGCCAAGCTCTACAAAAAGCGAAAGAAATGGTTCTTGGCGATCGCGGTCGCATTTGAAGTCAAGCCGCGGCACGAAACAAAGGCGATGGGGGTTGACGTTGGGCTTCGCTATATCGCCGTTGCCAGCGTGGGAACGAAATCGTGGTTTTTCAAAGGGAGCCAATGCGCCTTTGTGCGCCGGCGATATGCGGCTTTGCGGCGAACGTTGGGCCAAGCGAAGAAGCTTCATATGATTCGCAAAATCGGCGATAAAGAGTCCCGCTGGATGAAGGATATGAACCATAAAATCAGCCGTCCAATCGTCCGTTTTGCCCTTGCCAACGGTGTTGGCGTGATTCGGATGGAAGATTTGGCGGGGATTCGGAAACGAGCCGCTTCGGCCAAAGAAGCGGGACGAAGTCTTCATTCATGGGCGTTCCATCAACTGCAAACGATGATTGCCTACAAAGCCGAAATGGCGGGCATTCGGGTCGAGTGGGTGAATCCGACCTACACCAGTCAAACATGCCGATGCGGGCATCGGGAGAAAGCGAACCGAAACGGCATCCACTTCCGATGCCAAAAGTGCGGATACACCATCCACGCCGACTTGAATGGAGCGATCAACATCGCCAAAGCGATTTCGGGGCTTCGCCGCCCAACCTAG
- a CDS encoding Fic/DOC family N-terminal domain-containing protein, with the protein MRFLRELIEANKTMVEYQTMLRHSKLHPRFLLTPIMLKEAVQSTKMEGLQKKTSEAHGFNRGMKDGVARQSLIGLLRATIFIFKCRSIIVKRI; encoded by the coding sequence ATGCGTTTTCTTCGTGAGTTGATCGAAGCGAATAAGACGATGGTTGAGTACCAAACGATGCTTCGGCATTCAAAGCTGCATCCTCGATTCCTGCTCACACCGATCATGCTGAAGGAAGCGGTGCAGTCGACGAAAATGGAAGGATTACAGAAAAAAACGTCTGAAGCCCACGGTTTCAATCGTGGGATGAAAGACGGCGTTGCTCGGCAATCCTTAATCGGATTGCTTAGAGCAACCATTTTTATCTTTAAGTGTCGCAGTATAATCGTTAAACGGATATAA
- a CDS encoding DUF3941 domain-containing protein, whose product MPNTSDNDKKARDNQAKRHEKNMMREKNREAGKFAYSKKTDHL is encoded by the coding sequence ATGCCAAACACAAGCGACAACGACAAAAAAGCGCGCGACAACCAAGCGAAGCGCCATGAGAAAAACATGATGCGCGAGAAAAACCGCGAAGCGGGGAAATTCGCGTATTCGAAGAAGACGGATCATTTATGA
- a CDS encoding YajQ family cyclic di-GMP-binding protein: MSKESSFDIVSKVDLSEVANAINIAMKEIKTRYDFKGSKSDISLEKDELVLISDDEFKLEQLKDVLIGKLIKRGVATKNIQYGKIEPAAGGTVRQRAKLVQGIDKENAKKINTIIKNTGLKVKSQVQDDQIRVSGKSKDDLQKVIAAIREADLPIDVQFVNYR, encoded by the coding sequence ATGTCGAAAGAAAGTTCGTTTGACATCGTTTCAAAAGTCGATTTGTCGGAAGTGGCGAACGCAATCAACATCGCCATGAAAGAAATTAAAACACGCTATGATTTCAAAGGAAGCAAAAGCGATATTTCGCTGGAGAAAGACGAGCTCGTTCTCATCTCGGACGACGAGTTTAAGCTTGAGCAGCTGAAAGACGTGCTCATCGGCAAGTTGATTAAGCGCGGGGTGGCGACGAAAAACATCCAATACGGCAAGATCGAGCCGGCTGCAGGCGGCACGGTGCGCCAGCGCGCCAAGCTTGTCCAAGGGATCGATAAAGAGAACGCGAAAAAAATCAACACGATCATCAAAAACACCGGCCTAAAAGTGAAAAGCCAAGTGCAAGACGACCAAATCCGAGTCAGCGGCAAAAGCAAAGACGACTTGCAAAAGGTGATCGCCGCCATTCGCGAAGCCGATTTGCCGATTGACGTGCAGTTTGTGAACTACCGTTGA
- a CDS encoding Rpn family recombination-promoting nuclease/putative transposase, with the protein MAEQRTDHDRLFKELLSTFFEDFLLLFFPKVYEQVDFHHLSFLSEEVFTDVIVGEKHRVDLLFETKLKGEDGLIIVHVEHQSYTQSTFSERMFIYFSRLFQKYRRRILPIAIFSYDEHHDEPSSLIIRFPFLTVLDFRFLTVELRKLPWREYIRQDNPVAAALLSKMGYNEDERIEVKKEFLRMLVRLELDEARQRLLFGFFETYLTLSEQEEIQLRNEVSQMETKEAKQVMELIISYEQRGIKQGIKQGMEQGRKKGIEEGKMDIAKRMLAKGYNVETIHELTGLPIEKIERLKK; encoded by the coding sequence GTGGCCGAACAACGAACGGACCATGACCGGTTGTTCAAAGAGTTGTTGTCGACGTTTTTTGAAGATTTTTTGCTTCTCTTCTTTCCGAAAGTTTACGAGCAGGTTGACTTCCACCATCTTTCCTTTCTCTCGGAAGAAGTCTTTACCGACGTCATCGTCGGGGAGAAGCACCGTGTCGATTTATTGTTCGAGACGAAGCTGAAAGGGGAAGATGGACTGATCATCGTCCACGTGGAACACCAAAGCTATACGCAATCAACGTTTTCTGAACGAATGTTCATCTATTTCAGCCGCTTGTTTCAAAAATACCGCCGCCGCATTCTTCCGATCGCCATCTTCAGCTATGACGAACACCATGATGAACCTTCCTCATTGATCATCCGGTTTCCGTTTCTGACGGTTCTCGATTTTCGTTTTCTCACGGTGGAATTGCGCAAACTGCCGTGGCGCGAGTACATCCGCCAAGACAATCCGGTTGCCGCCGCCTTGTTAAGCAAAATGGGGTATAATGAAGACGAAAGGATTGAAGTGAAAAAAGAGTTTTTGCGCATGCTTGTCCGCCTTGAGCTTGACGAGGCGAGGCAGCGGCTGTTGTTCGGATTTTTTGAAACGTATTTGACGCTGTCCGAACAAGAGGAAATCCAACTGCGAAACGAGGTGAGCCAAATGGAGACGAAGGAAGCGAAACAAGTGATGGAGCTCATCATCTCGTATGAACAACGGGGAATAAAGCAAGGAATAAAACAGGGAATGGAACAAGGACGCAAAAAAGGAATTGAGGAAGGGAAAATGGACATTGCGAAGAGAATGCTGGCCAAAGGGTATAATGTAGAAACGATTCATGAGCTGACAGGATTGCCGATCGAGAAAATAGAGAGGCTGAAAAAGTGA
- a CDS encoding L-lactate permease, whose translation MGDTICWLLAALPLLWALAAIGWRKMPAMKAALGCYALAAGLSLFLFHASVSEVMHFTVHGVLLALVVVYVLVFGLLLHHVLEAGGSDRGAFHLDFPLRSDEVGAGAVVVGGVRPIFGGGQRLWTGRRHRRPVVCGAWISSTQGDDIALLTQSAVPWGALAIGTVINAELSGVPLHELGEYSPWLHIPLYLLYTFVVVVISEGWRAVRLHLDGILIVFVSLASVTWAVSVYVSVELAGAAAGGAAALLLVGYWKCQALLGRRGTNEGEGRQPLGKALWPYVVLVGYIFVTHFFPSIRHIATTVGVWQWPAYGFRLELLYSPGFALCLAAVVALKLYRLRMTEGMACIKKTLKQVFPAAMATIGFIAMSSVMDGAGMTGVMAAQAAVWAGAAFLAVSPFVGALGGWVSGSNSAANAMFSPFQRAMAEQLHEPTIWYAAAQNVAAAYMTMASPARLALVAATIGRSGGEGEAMRLVGPIVGASLVIIVVGVLIGRPASDAGLPV comes from the coding sequence GTGGGAGACACGATCTGCTGGCTGTTGGCTGCGCTGCCGCTTTTATGGGCATTGGCCGCGATCGGATGGCGAAAGATGCCGGCGATGAAGGCGGCGCTCGGCTGTTATGCGCTGGCGGCAGGGCTGTCGCTGTTTCTGTTTCATGCTTCGGTCAGTGAGGTCATGCATTTTACCGTGCACGGCGTGCTGTTGGCGCTGGTTGTCGTCTATGTCCTTGTGTTTGGGCTGCTCTTGCACCATGTGTTGGAAGCGGGGGGGAGCGATCGGGGCGCTTTCCACTTGGATTTCCCGCTCCGGTCGGACGAGGTCGGAGCAGGCGCTGTTGTTGTCGGCGGCGTTAGGCCCATTTTTGGAGGCGGTCAGCGGCTTTGGACTGGCCGTCGTCATCGTCGCCCCGTTGTATGCGGCGCTTGGATTTCCAGCACGCAAGGCGATGACATAGCGCTGTTGACCCAATCAGCCGTCCCGTGGGGAGCGCTCGCCATCGGCACGGTCATTAATGCCGAACTGTCGGGCGTTCCGCTTCATGAGCTTGGCGAATACAGCCCATGGCTGCATATCCCGCTTTATTTGCTTTACACCTTCGTGGTCGTTGTGATCAGCGAAGGGTGGCGGGCGGTTCGCCTGCATCTTGATGGCATCTTGATCGTGTTTGTCAGCTTGGCATCGGTCACATGGGCGGTCAGCGTCTATGTATCGGTCGAACTGGCCGGGGCAGCAGCAGGTGGGGCGGCGGCGCTGTTGCTTGTCGGATACTGGAAGTGCCAAGCGCTCCTTGGCAGACGCGGGACGAATGAAGGGGAAGGACGGCAGCCGCTCGGAAAAGCGTTATGGCCGTATGTTGTGCTGGTTGGCTATATTTTTGTCACCCACTTTTTCCCCTCGATCCGGCATATCGCCACCACGGTTGGCGTTTGGCAGTGGCCGGCTTATGGCTTCCGCCTCGAGCTTTTGTACAGCCCTGGGTTTGCGTTGTGCCTCGCCGCCGTCGTTGCGCTTAAACTGTATCGCCTTCGCATGACTGAGGGGATGGCTTGCATCAAGAAGACGTTGAAACAAGTGTTTCCCGCCGCCATGGCGACAATCGGCTTTATCGCCATGTCATCGGTGATGGACGGGGCAGGAATGACGGGCGTGATGGCCGCACAAGCCGCCGTTTGGGCGGGGGCGGCGTTTCTTGCCGTGTCGCCGTTCGTCGGCGCGCTTGGTGGCTGGGTGAGCGGAAGCAACAGCGCGGCGAACGCCATGTTTTCCCCATTTCAGCGGGCGATGGCCGAGCAATTGCATGAACCCACCATTTGGTACGCCGCGGCGCAAAACGTCGCCGCGGCGTACATGACGATGGCCTCACCAGCGCGGCTCGCCTTAGTTGCGGCCACCATTGGCCGTTCGGGAGGGGAAGGAGAGGCGATGCGTCTTGTGGGACCGATTGTCGGTGCGTCGCTTGTGATCATTGTTGTCGGTGTGCTCATCGGGCGGCCGGCGTCTGATGCCGGTTTGCCTGTTTAA
- a CDS encoding helix-turn-helix domain-containing protein yields the protein MLSQIERGEKNPTIQVACQIAAGLGVTLSELLGEHEPKEIIMIKKEERYVYRDEQSGFERHLLSPVFPGQPIEFILNIIPPGQQSGVFPPHPKGTKEYIAVASGTLRVVLGERHYDLHEGDSLYYDAACEHQFINTGKEECRYYLIIHSPASKT from the coding sequence ATGCTGTCGCAAATCGAACGCGGCGAAAAAAACCCGACGATCCAAGTCGCCTGCCAAATCGCCGCCGGATTGGGGGTGACACTATCCGAACTTCTTGGCGAACATGAACCGAAGGAAATCATCATGATCAAAAAAGAGGAGCGGTACGTGTACCGCGATGAGCAGAGCGGCTTTGAGCGCCATCTTCTTTCCCCCGTTTTTCCGGGGCAGCCGATCGAATTCATTTTGAACATCATCCCTCCCGGCCAACAATCGGGGGTGTTTCCGCCCCATCCGAAAGGAACAAAAGAGTATATTGCCGTCGCCAGCGGAACATTGCGCGTCGTGCTGGGGGAGCGTCACTATGATTTGCACGAGGGGGACTCTCTTTATTACGACGCCGCCTGCGAACATCAATTTATCAACACGGGCAAAGAAGAGTGCCGCTATTATCTGATTATTCACTCGCCCGCTTCGAAAACATGA
- a CDS encoding DUF1572 domain-containing protein yields the protein MNIGQEYLRVVRARFLDMKKTAERAMDQCSEEQLFHCFNEEANSIAIIVKHMSGNMVSRWTDFFSSDGEKPDRNRDDEFINDFHTREEVMACWEKGWSAFFQTLNELQETDLLRTVTIRGEPHSVIEAIERQMYHYSYHIGQIVYIAKQLNANNWKTLTIPRNRKTT from the coding sequence ATGAACATCGGCCAAGAATATTTGCGAGTGGTGCGCGCACGCTTTCTCGACATGAAAAAGACCGCCGAACGGGCTATGGATCAATGTTCGGAGGAACAGCTGTTCCATTGCTTTAACGAAGAAGCAAACAGCATTGCCATCATTGTCAAACATATGAGCGGAAATATGGTGTCGCGCTGGACGGACTTTTTTTCGTCGGATGGGGAAAAACCGGACCGAAACCGCGATGATGAGTTTATCAACGACTTCCATACGCGCGAAGAAGTCATGGCTTGTTGGGAAAAAGGGTGGTCTGCTTTCTTTCAGACGCTGAACGAACTGCAAGAAACAGATTTGTTGCGGACGGTCACGATCCGGGGCGAACCCCATTCCGTCATCGAAGCAATTGAACGGCAAATGTACCATTATTCGTATCATATCGGACAAATCGTCTATATCGCCAAGCAGCTGAATGCAAACAACTGGAAAACACTAACCATACCACGAAATCGAAAAACAACATAG
- a CDS encoding ABC transporter substrate-binding protein → MKRLVQGFAAVFIAAFALMFITERLNEAEGYGGKTVTIYNWGDYIDPALIRQFEKETGWKVIYETFDSNEAMMAKIAQGGATFDVAVPSDYAISKMIEEKLLLPLDHDKLPNLKYIEPRFLNLSFDPHNRYSVPYFWGTVGIVYNKKMLGGKIITSWNDLWDPDLRNQILLVDGAREVMGMALNSLGYSLNETNKAHLQEAKRKLDRLMPNVKAIVGDEIKMLLANEEAAVGVVWSGDAAEIIAENDKLDYVVPKEGSNLWFDNMVIPKTAKNIEGAHVFINFMLDPKHAAQNAEYVGYSTPNKKALAYLPKDIAGDRRFYPDLDSAGHLEVYENLGKRMLAYYNELFLEFKMQQK, encoded by the coding sequence GTGAAACGGCTTGTTCAAGGGTTTGCGGCCGTGTTCATCGCGGCGTTCGCTCTCATGTTTATCACCGAGCGTTTGAACGAAGCGGAAGGATACGGCGGCAAAACAGTGACCATCTACAATTGGGGCGATTACATTGACCCTGCGCTCATTCGTCAATTTGAAAAAGAGACCGGGTGGAAAGTCATTTATGAAACGTTCGATTCCAACGAGGCGATGATGGCGAAAATCGCCCAAGGCGGCGCGACGTTTGATGTCGCCGTTCCGTCGGACTACGCCATCAGCAAAATGATCGAGGAAAAACTGCTCCTGCCGCTCGATCACGACAAGCTGCCGAATTTAAAATATATTGAACCGCGGTTCCTCAACTTGTCGTTTGATCCGCACAACCGGTATTCGGTGCCGTATTTTTGGGGGACGGTCGGCATCGTCTACAACAAGAAAATGCTTGGCGGCAAGATAATCACCAGCTGGAACGACTTATGGGACCCGGACTTGCGCAATCAAATTTTGCTTGTCGACGGAGCGCGCGAAGTAATGGGCATGGCGTTAAACAGCCTCGGCTATTCGCTCAATGAGACGAACAAAGCCCATCTGCAAGAAGCAAAGCGAAAGCTCGATCGGCTCATGCCCAATGTGAAGGCGATTGTCGGCGATGAAATCAAGATGCTTCTCGCCAATGAGGAAGCGGCCGTTGGTGTCGTCTGGTCGGGCGATGCGGCGGAAATCATCGCGGAAAATGACAAGCTCGACTATGTCGTGCCGAAAGAAGGCTCCAACTTATGGTTTGACAACATGGTCATTCCGAAAACAGCGAAAAACATCGAAGGGGCGCATGTGTTTATCAATTTTATGCTCGACCCGAAACACGCGGCGCAAAACGCCGAGTATGTCGGCTATTCGACGCCGAACAAAAAGGCGCTTGCCTATTTGCCGAAAGACATCGCCGGTGATCGGCGCTTTTACCCTGATTTGGATTCGGCAGGGCATTTGGAAGTGTACGAAAACTTAGGAAAGCGCATGCTCGCCTACTACAACGAGCTGTTTTTAGAGTTCAAGATGCAGCAAAAGTGA
- a CDS encoding ABC transporter permease, which yields MKRTHWWGRVYLLVVFAVMYTPIVYLMYYSFNSGGAMHDFQSFTLKWYRDVLSDDRLLMIVLNTIVIALLSAAIATILGVMGALAIYYVKRQRAKNALLALNNVLIVSPDVIIGASFLLLFTIAGIQLGFTSVLLSHIAFSVPIVVLMVLPKLEEMSPTLIDAARDLGAGHWQVLSGVVLPFLAPSIWAGFFMALTYSLDDFAVTFFVTGNGFSTLSVEIYSRARQGISLSINALSTLLFFFTMLLVVGYYVLSQRGGRVYGIGGRK from the coding sequence ATGAAACGGACACATTGGTGGGGACGCGTGTATCTTTTGGTCGTGTTTGCCGTGATGTATACGCCGATTGTCTATTTGATGTATTATTCGTTCAACAGCGGCGGGGCGATGCACGATTTTCAATCGTTCACCTTGAAATGGTATCGCGATGTATTGTCGGACGATCGATTGTTGATGATCGTGCTGAATACGATTGTCATCGCCTTATTGTCCGCGGCGATCGCGACGATTTTAGGAGTCATGGGGGCATTGGCGATTTACTATGTCAAGCGGCAGCGGGCGAAAAACGCCCTTCTCGCCCTCAACAACGTGCTGATCGTCAGCCCGGACGTCATCATCGGCGCTTCGTTTTTGCTGTTGTTTACGATCGCTGGCATTCAACTAGGGTTTACATCTGTGCTGTTGTCCCATATCGCGTTCAGCGTGCCGATTGTTGTATTGATGGTGCTCCCCAAACTGGAGGAAATGAGCCCGACGTTGATCGATGCGGCGCGCGATTTAGGAGCGGGGCATTGGCAAGTGCTGTCGGGTGTGGTGCTGCCGTTTTTGGCGCCGAGCATATGGGCGGGCTTTTTCATGGCGCTCACGTATTCGCTCGATGACTTTGCCGTGACGTTTTTCGTCACCGGCAACGGCTTTTCAACGCTGTCGGTGGAAATTTATTCGCGGGCGCGCCAAGGCATTTCGCTGTCCATTAACGCCCTGTCGACGCTGTTATTTTTCTTTACGATGCTGCTTGTCGTCGGCTATTATGTGCTCAGCCAAAGAGGCGGCCGCGTATACGGAATAGGAGGGCGAAAGTAG
- a CDS encoding ABC transporter permease, giving the protein MMERAWRNWYLVPYGIWLVLFVIAPIVFLLYESFLDMDGHWTLANYEKVLTPIYLKMMAYSFWYAFLITLVSLLIGYPTAYWLTKTKHKQLWLLLLILPMWVNLLLKVYAFLGLFGTYGLANALLQTLGIGARQLLFTDFSFVFVSVYIFIPFMVLPIFNALEELPPSLVDAARDLGASAWTTFRRVVFPLTLSGVKAGCQAVFIPALSLFMITRLVAGNRVITLGTAIEQHFLVTQDWGMGATIAVVLMAAMAVIVVLTGTGRKEGSR; this is encoded by the coding sequence ATGATGGAGCGGGCGTGGCGGAACTGGTATTTAGTCCCTTATGGCATTTGGCTTGTTTTGTTTGTCATCGCCCCAATTGTTTTCTTATTGTACGAATCGTTTTTGGATATGGATGGGCATTGGACGCTTGCGAATTATGAAAAAGTGTTGACGCCCATTTATTTGAAAATGATGGCCTATTCGTTTTGGTACGCGTTTTTGATTACCCTTGTGTCGCTGTTGATTGGCTATCCTACCGCCTATTGGCTGACAAAAACGAAGCACAAGCAGTTATGGCTGTTGTTGCTCATCTTGCCGATGTGGGTGAATTTGTTGCTGAAGGTGTATGCGTTTTTAGGGCTGTTCGGCACGTACGGTTTGGCCAACGCCCTGTTGCAGACGCTTGGCATCGGCGCACGGCAGCTGTTGTTTACCGATTTCAGCTTTGTGTTTGTATCGGTGTACATTTTTATTCCGTTTATGGTGCTGCCGATTTTTAATGCTCTTGAAGAATTGCCGCCGTCGCTTGTCGATGCCGCCCGCGATTTAGGCGCTTCGGCGTGGACGACGTTCCGCCGCGTTGTCTTCCCGCTCACGCTTAGCGGGGTGAAGGCCGGCTGCCAAGCCGTGTTTATCCCGGCATTGTCGTTGTTTATGATTACGCGTCTTGTCGCGGGCAACCGTGTCATTACGCTCGGCACCGCCATCGAGCAGCACTTCCTTGTCACACAAGATTGGGGGATGGGGGCGACGATCGCCGTTGTCTTAATGGCGGCGATGGCCGTCATTGTCGTCTTGACAGGAACCGGAAGGAAAGAGGGAAGCCGATGA
- a CDS encoding ABC transporter ATP-binding protein — translation MNGEEIIRFERVTKEYDGMTVLDDVSFAIERGKFYTLLGPSGCGKTTILRLIAGFIEPTQGTIYFHGKPIQNVPPNKRQVNTVFQDYALFPHLDVFENVAFGLRVKKMKEADIRGKVSEALQFVNLEGYERRRIQEMSGGQRQRVAIARAIVNEPEVLLLDEPLSALDLKLRTEMQYELRELQRRLGITFIFVTHDQEEALAMSDYIFVLNKGKIQQFGTPKEIYDEPVNRFVADFIGESNILPGRMIEDFLVEFAGQRFVCVDRGFAPNEPVDVVIRPEDLELAAPEAGQIVIRVDSLLFRGVHYEICGYDENGNEWLVHSTKKAEVGEIVGLRFEPEAIHVMRDEREDGGE, via the coding sequence GTGAACGGAGAAGAAATCATCCGCTTCGAGCGAGTGACGAAGGAATATGACGGCATGACGGTATTGGATGATGTCAGCTTTGCGATTGAGCGCGGAAAGTTTTATACGCTGCTTGGGCCGTCGGGGTGCGGGAAGACGACGATTTTGCGGCTGATTGCGGGGTTTATCGAGCCAACGCAAGGAACGATTTATTTCCACGGGAAGCCGATTCAGAACGTCCCGCCGAACAAGCGGCAAGTCAATACTGTTTTTCAAGATTACGCCTTGTTTCCGCATCTTGACGTATTTGAAAACGTTGCCTTTGGCTTGCGCGTGAAAAAAATGAAAGAAGCGGACATTCGCGGCAAAGTGAGCGAAGCGCTCCAGTTTGTCAATTTGGAAGGATATGAGCGCCGCCGCATTCAAGAGATGTCCGGGGGCCAGCGGCAGCGTGTCGCGATTGCCCGGGCGATTGTGAATGAGCCGGAAGTGCTGCTTCTTGATGAGCCGCTGTCGGCGTTGGATTTGAAGCTGCGCACGGAAATGCAGTACGAACTTCGTGAACTGCAGCGCCGGTTGGGGATCACGTTTATTTTCGTCACGCATGATCAAGAAGAAGCGCTGGCGATGTCTGATTACATTTTTGTTCTAAATAAAGGGAAAATTCAGCAGTTTGGAACCCCAAAAGAGATTTACGATGAGCCAGTGAACCGGTTTGTCGCTGATTTTATCGGGGAATCGAACATTCTACCGGGGCGCATGATCGAAGATTTCCTCGTTGAGTTTGCCGGCCAGCGCTTCGTTTGCGTCGACCGCGGCTTTGCCCCGAATGAACCGGTCGACGTCGTCATCCGCCCGGAAGATTTGGAACTTGCAGCGCCGGAAGCCGGCCAGATCGTCATTCGTGTCGATTCGCTCTTATTCCGCGGCGTCCATTATGAAATTTGCGGCTACGATGAAAATGGGAATGAATGGCTTGTCCATTCGACGAAAAAGGCGGAAGTCGGGGAAATCGTCGGCCTTCGTTTTGAACCGGAAGCGATTCACGTCATGCGGGATGAAAGGGAGGACGGGGGCGAATGA
- a CDS encoding DUF7577 domain-containing protein has product MKSIKPGRGPSMQGLVGSIAAVLFGVFWMVMASSITADSPFPAARFFPFFGLVVIAIGVFQGIYHYKNATGKQRMSLLDIVDSEEEPDPLNVRFGSHKQPNKHCPHCGGHVRHDFQFCPRCGKALLP; this is encoded by the coding sequence TTGAAAAGCATTAAGCCCGGCCGCGGCCCATCGATGCAAGGATTGGTTGGAAGCATCGCCGCTGTATTGTTCGGCGTCTTTTGGATGGTGATGGCGTCCTCGATCACCGCTGATTCGCCGTTTCCCGCCGCCCGCTTTTTTCCGTTTTTCGGCCTTGTCGTCATCGCAATCGGCGTGTTTCAAGGGATTTACCATTACAAAAACGCGACGGGAAAACAGCGCATGTCCTTGTTGGACATTGTCGACAGCGAGGAAGAGCCCGACCCGCTGAACGTCCGATTCGGAAGCCATAAACAGCCAAACAAGCATTGTCCTCATTGCGGCGGGCATGTGCGGCACGATTTCCAATTTTGCCCCCGATGTGGGAAAGCGCTTCTCCCTTGA